A window of the Saccharomyces eubayanus strain FM1318 chromosome II, whole genome shotgun sequence genome harbors these coding sequences:
- the RPS17B gene encoding 40S ribosomal protein eS17: protein MDFQTNKRLCDEIATIQSKRLRNKIAGYTTHLMKRIQKGPVRGISFKLQEEERERKDQYVPEVSALDLSRSNGVLNVDNQTSDLVKSLGLKLPLSVINVSAQRDRRYKKRT, encoded by the coding sequence ATGGATTTCCAAACCAACAAGAGACTTTGTGATGAAATCGCCACTATCCAATCCAAGAGATTGAGAAACAAGATTGCTGGTTACACTACCCATTTGATGAAGAGAATCCAAAAGGGTCCAGTTAGAGGTatctctttcaaattgcaagaagaagaaagagaaagaaaggaTCAATACGTCCCAGAAGTCTCTGCTTTGGACTTGTCTCGTTCTAACGGTGTTTTGAACGTCGACAACCAAACTTCTGATTTGGTTAAATCTTTGGGTTTGAAATTGCCATTATCTGTCATCAATGTTTCCGCTCAAAGAGACAGACGTTACAAAAAGAGAACTTAA
- the ECM11 gene encoding Ecm11p, translating into MTVIKTEPSTEVALYSPTANESLNKNETVKKRENNKQSPSSNINSRSSITKHKVAAKAPEKKSKDSEKQDLSAFLLNPSLIVKPSEGKRKENAVAVSDTPNVKTEPTGFQLLTPISKKRALKEKPTSGKYDNIDFSKEERAYNQKKPKILSPATETSPSEYKFSSIVENVSSPAKQKSQELTENPGEYQKIQNYLFDKPNLLDTCLQDYSSMLPADIAEEDQEFFISVADSTLEEWTNKGQEILDQQFQLYQEIIKKRIELSYKFKGIISVINDRADALEEQGQQLEGKIKKVKSLANEILDII; encoded by the coding sequence ATGACTGTCATAAAAACCGAGCCTTCAACCGAGGTTGCGTTGTATTCCCCAACAGCAAATGaatctttgaataaaaatgaaaccgtaaaaaagagagaaaacaataaacaaTCTCCTTCTTCCAATATAAATAGCCGCTCAAGTATAACGAAGCATAAAGTTGCTGCCAAGGCGCCggaaaaaaagtcaaaggATTCAGAAAAGCAAGATCTTTCTGCTTTTTTGTTAAATCCTTCGCTGATTGTAAAACCTTCAGAggggaaaagaaaagaaaatgctgtGGCAGTTAGCGACACACCAAATGTTAAGACCGAGCCCACAGGATTTCAGTTGCTGACcccaatttcaaagaaaagggctttaaaagaaaaaccaacaTCTGGTAAATACGATAATATTGATTTTTCGAAGGAGGAGAGAGCTtacaaccaaaaaaagccaaaaatACTTTCTCCTGCTACAGAGACTTCCCCCTCTGAATATAAGTTCTCGTCAATTGTAGAAAATGTATCATCTCCGgctaaacaaaaatcacAGGAACTAACTGAAAATCCTGGTGAGTACcagaaaatacaaaactATCTGTTCGACAAACCAAATCTTTTAGATACGTGTCTCCAAGACTACTCTAGTATGTTACCTGCTGACATAGCAGAGGAGgatcaagaattttttattagtgTAGCCGATTCGACATTGGAAGAGTGGACAAACAAGGGCCAGGAAATCCTTGATCAGCAATTCCAACTCTACcaagaaataataaagaaacgAATAGAATTGAGCTACAAATTCAAAGGGATTATATCAGTCATCAATGATAGGGCAGACGCCTTGGAGGAACAAGGCCAGCAATTAGAGggaaaaatcaagaaagtCAAGAGTTTAGCCAATGAAATTCTCGAcattatataa
- the UTP6 gene encoding snoRNA-binding rRNA-processing protein UTP6: MSKTRYYLEQCIPEMDDLVEKGLFTKNEVSLIMKKRTDFEHRLNSRGSSINDYVKYIDYETNVNKLRAKRCKRILQAKKTNSLSDWSIQQRIGFIYQRGTNKFPQDLKFWAMYLNYMKARGNQTSYKKIHNIYNQLLKLHPTNVDIWISCAKYEYEVHANFKSCRNIFQNGLKFNPDIPKLWYEYIKFELNFITKLINRRKVMGLINEREQELDMLNEQKNTETNDEEKSHVQVPSTGDSMKDKLNELPEADINVLGNAETNPALRGDIALTIFDVCMKTLGKHYINKHKGYYAISDSKMNSELNKEALNYLFNQSIKYIQLFDEFPDLERDYLINHILQFWKNDMYDLSLRKDLPELYLKTVLIDTTLNIRYMPVQELDIDQLQLSVKKHFAYVSKLDNSLIKSLKSEYSTYLQDNYLKKMNAEDDPRYKILDLIVKKL; this comes from the coding sequence ATGTCGAAGACCAGATATTATTTGGAGCAATGTATTCCCGAAATGGATGATCTGGTGGAAAAGGGACTTTTCACCAAGAATGAGGTTTCCTtaatcatgaaaaaaagaaccgATTTTGAACATAGGCTAAACTCTAGAGGTTCCAGTATTAACGATTACGTAAAATACATTGATTATGAAACCAACGTCAACAAGCTACGTGCCAAGAGATGTAAAAGAATCTTACAGGCTAAAAAGACTAACAGTCTATCTGACTGGTCCATTCAACAAAGAATAGGTTTTATTTATCAAAGAGGAACGAACAAATTTCCACAAGATTTGAAGTTCTGGGCCATGTATTTGAACTACATGAAGGCTAGAGGTAACCAAACATCATATAAGAAGATTCACAACATTTATAACCAGTTATTGAAATTACATCCAACAAATGTGGATATATGGATTAGTTGTGCCAAGTACGAGTACGAAGTTCACGCTAATTTCAAGAGTTGTAGAAACATCTTCCAGAACGGTTTGAAGTTTAATCCTGATATACCTAAGCTATGGTACGAATATATAAAGTTCGAATTGAATTTCATCACTAAGTTGATTAACAGAAGAAAAGTGATGGGTTTGATCAATGAAAGAGAACAAGAACTAGATATGCTAAACGAACAGAAGAATACTGAGACCAATGATGAAGAGAAATCTCACGTGCAAGTTCCATCAACAGGCGATTCTATGAAGGATAAATTGAATGAACTGCCCGAAGCAGATATAAACGTGTTAGGTAATGCAGAGACTAACCCAGCGCTACGTGGAGATATTGCATTGACTATTTTTGACGTGTGTATGAAAACTTTAGGTAAACATTACATTAACAAGCATAAGGGCTATTATGCCATTTCAGACTCTAAGATGAATTCTGAATTGAACAAAGAAGCGTTGAATTACTTGTTTAATCAatcaataaaatatatccaattatttgatgaattcCCAGATTTAGAAAGAGATTATCTTATCAATCACATTTTgcaattttggaaaaacgATATGTACGATCTTTCGCTCCGTAAGGATTTACCCGAGTTGTATTTAAAAACAGTACTGATTGACACCACGTTAAATATCAGATACATGCCAGTTCAAGAGCTTGATATTGACCAATTGCAGTTGTCCGTTAAAAAACACTTTGCATACGTATCGAAATTGGATAATTCGCTAATCAAATCATTAAAGAGCGAGTACTCTACTTATTTACAAGACAActacttgaaaaagatgaatgCGGAAGACGATCCTCGATACAAAATCCTAGACCTGATTGtcaaaaaactttaa
- a CDS encoding putative hydrolase: protein MPYKILRMKNSLETRKSEGILLADERNRLRIGELYRYKFSVNKNELKEQGIDVSQLFVRIKNEESPLLRPVYLTGPYSFYVDIRPHNYNENRKFRGTEAIPFIENLKPDERFKVKILLNRNSRVGSSSIYSWTIDIVSQLAVTTIPRLEFTFRIGTTRKVVKKTNGPFKSVEGVALEIWDTKTLWDLPPKYPEKPVHLVIVTHGIFANIGCDMLYMKDKLEEMTFPMDESINPNIIVRGCMDNVGKSSHGIHCLGVRVGKYVLEIVDELNKKYRVNKISFIGHSLGGPTQSMAIRYITVKRPDFFDPVKGVKPVNFITLASPFIGVIGDFPFYLSVPLDMGALGLTGRDLNLKYTPLTSRDGLYTDDEAYSERSKYILEILPQAPAKKIFEAFKRRTVYANIMDDGIVPLRTAALLYLDWRGIHKVQKIRKENKKSSKSKGYESSVTPESKEVSPLSNENGHNVGEIPAESPNKKATLQWTLPQAVIHGGRINKYTRGQTNEAVSDSDSEQGVTTNDQKFEPPKEANTLLSALSVLTASIPDQEYIKNPAVRKDEIVHDKLYHPEELPPLHYENRPIVKKLIYPNESVNRIQERIAREWQETMTWRKVLVQIKPDSHNNIIVRRRFVNLYGYVAIEHMVEHHFGTKVCSELVDDPNEPKDEPDQPRQSDQSNGRNKPSKSEKY, encoded by the coding sequence ATGCCCTATAAAATACTCCGGATGAAAAATTCGCTCGAGACACGTAAATCAGAAGGGATATTACTGGCGgatgaaagaaatagaTTAAGGATAGGAGAGCTGTATCGTTACAAGTTTTCGGTGAATAAAAATGAGCTCAAAGAACAAGGGATAGATGTATCGCAACTATTCGTGAGAAttaaaaacgaagaaagtCCCCTGCTCCGGCCAGTGTATTTGACCGGGCCGTATTCCTTTTACGTTGATATTAGACCGCATAATTACAATGAGAACCGCAAGTTTCGAGGGACAGAGGCTATTCCGTTTATTGAAAACTTGAAACCAGACGAAAGGTTTAAAGTAAAGATATTACTGAATCGTAATTCCAGAGTTGGTAGTAGTTCTATTTATTCGTGGACTATAGACATTGTTTCGCAATTAGCGGTGACCACGATCCCGAGGTTGGAATTCACTTTTAGAATAGGAACGACAAGGAAAGTGGTCAAGAAAACTAACGGTCCGTTTAAAAGTGTTGAAGGTGTTGCTTTGGAGATATGGGACACTAAAACTCTTTGGGATTTGCCACCAAAATATCCAGAAAAGCCCGTACATCTGGTTATAGTGACACATGGGATATTCGCCAATATTGGGTGCGATATGTTATATATGAAGGATaaacttgaagaaatgaCGTTCCCCATGGACGAGTCTATTAATCCAAATATAATTGTTCGAGGTTGTATGGATAACGTGGGCAAATCTAGTCATGGTATACATTGCTTAGGTGTAAGAGTTGGAAAGTATGTTCTTGAAATTGTTGATGAGTTGAACAAGAAGTACAGAGtaaataaaatatcattCATTGGGCACTCCCTGGGGGGTCCAACCCAATCTATGGCAATCCGCTACATAACCGTGAAAAGaccagatttttttgaccCAGTGAAAGGTGTCAAACCCGTTAATTTTATTACGCTAGCGAGTCCCTTCATCGGTGTCATTGGTGATTTTCCCTTCTATTTGTCTGTTCCACTTGATATGGGCGCCCTTGGGTTGACAGGAAGAGACctaaatttgaaatatacACCCTTAACATCCAGAGATGGGTTATATACCGATGATGAAGCATATTCGGAACgttcaaaatatatactAGAAATCCTTCCACAAGCACCagctaaaaaaatatttgaagcCTTTAAGAGAAGAACAGTCTATGCCAATATCATGGATGATGGTATTGTTCCCTTAAGAACCGCTGCCCTTTTGTATTTAGACTGGCGAGGTATACataaagttcaaaaaattaggAAAGAGAATAAAAAGTCTTCAAAGTCCAAGGGATACGAATCCTCGGTGACACCAGAGAGTAAAGAAGTATCGCCATTATCTAACGAAAATGGCCATAATGTTGGGGAGATTCCTGCAGAAAGTCCTAATAAGAAGGCAACCTTACAATGGACCCTACCACAGGCTGTCATACATGGAGGCAggataaataaatatacaaGAGGTCAAACTAATGAGGCTGTCTCGGATTCGGATAGTGAACAAGGAGTAACCACTAATGATCAAAAATTCGAGCCTCCAAAAGAAGCTAATACCTTATTATCCGCGTTATCGGTACTGACAGCGTCTATACCAGATCaagaatatattaaaaaccCTGCCGTAAGGAAAGATGAAATTGTTCATGACAAACTTTATCATCCAGAAGAATTGCCTCCCTTACATTACGAGAATAGGCCCATAGTTAAAAAGCTTATATATCCTAATGAGAGTGTCAATAGGATTCAAGAGCGTATTGCCAGGGAATGGCAGGAAACGATGACTTGGAGGAAGGTCTTGGTGCAGATCAAACCAGATTCacataataatattatagtGAGAAGACGATTTGTCAATCTGTATGGTTACGTTGCCATCGAACACATGGTTGAGCACCATTTCGGTACCAAAGTTTGTAGCGAGCTTGTTGATGATCCAAACGAACCAAAAGATGAACCAGACCAGCCTCGACAGTCGGACCAGTCAAATGGGCGCAACAAGCCTAGCAAATCGGAAAAGTATTGA
- the ADA2 gene encoding chromatin-binding transcription regulator ADA2 has translation MSNKFHCDVCSADCTNRVRVSCAICPEYDLCVPCYSQGSYTGNHRPYHDYRIIETNSYPILCPEWGADEELQLIKGAQTLGLGNWQDIAEHIGSRDKEEVKEHYLKYYLESSYYPIPDITQNIHVPQDEFLEQRRHRIESFRERPLEPPRKPMASVPSCHEVQGFMPGRLEFETEFENEAEGPVKDMVFEPDDQPLDIELKFAILDIYNSRLSTRAEKKRLLFDNHLMDYRKLQAIDKKRSKEAKELYNRIKPFARVMAAQDFEEFSKDILEELQCRTRIQQLQEWRSNGLTTLEAGLKYDRDKQARISTYEKFGSSTMASLNEGSSRYRSNSAHRSNAEYSQNYSENGGRKKNMTISDIQHASDYALLSNDEQQLCIQLKILPKPYLVIKEVVFRELLKTGGNLSKSACRELLNIDAIKANRIYDFFQSQNWM, from the coding sequence ATGTCTAACAAATTCCATTGTGATGTTTGTTCAGCTGATTGCACGAACAGAGTAAGAGTGTCATGTGCTATCTGCCCGGAATACGACTTATGTGTACCCTGCTATTCACAAGGCTCATATACAGGAAACCATCGCCCTTACCACGATTATAGAATAATAGAAACCAATTCATATCCTATTCTTTGTCCTGAGTGGGGTGCAGATGAAGAACTGCAATTAATCAAGGGAGCGCAGACTTTAGGGCTCGGTAACTGGCAAGATATCGCTGAGCATATAGGTAGCAGGGACAAGGAAGAAGTTAAAGAGCATTACCTGAAGTATTATCTGGAAAGCAGTTACTATCCTATACCTGATATTACTCAAAACATACACGTACCGCAAGACGAATTTTTAGAACAACGAAGACATAGAATTGAATCATTCAGGGAAAGACCGTTAGAACCCCCTAGGAAGCCTATGGCATCAGTTCCGAGCTGTCACGAAGTTCAAGGTTTCATGCCTGGTAGATTGGAGTTTGAAACAGAGTTTGAGAACGAAGCAGAGGGACCAGTCAAAGATATGGTTTTTGAACCCGATGATCAGCCTTTGGATATTGAACTAAAGTTTGCCATCTTGGACATATATAATTCTAGATTGTCAACAAGagcagaaaagaaaaggttaTTGTTTGATAACCATTTGATGGATTACAGAAAATTGCAAGCCattgataaaaaaagaagcaaagaagCTAAAGAATTGTACAACCGAATCAAACCATTTGCTCGCGTTATGGCTGCACaggattttgaagaatttagcAAGGATATACTGGAAGAGCTACAATGCAGGACAAGGATACAGCAATTACAAGAATGGAGAAGCAATGGTTTAACGACGTTAGAAGCAGGCCTTAAATACGATCGAGATAAGCAAGCAAGAATTAGCACGTACGAGAAATTTGGCTCTTCTACGATGGCATCATTAAATGAGGGCAGTAGTCGTTACAGATCAAATTCCGCGCATAGATCGAATGCAGAATATTCTCAGAATTATAGCGAAAATGGTGgcaggaagaaaaacatgaCTATAAGTGATATTCAGCATGCATCTGACTATGCATTGTTGTCCAATGACGAGCAGCAACTGTGTATACAGCTCAAAATTTTACCAAAGCCATACCTTGTAATCAAAGAAGTCGTGTTCAGGGAGTTACTAAAGACTGGCGGCAACCTAAGCAAAAGCGCATGTAGGGAACTACTGAATATAGATGCAATTAAAGCAAATAGAATAtacgatttttttcaaagtcaaaaCTGGATgtaa